From the genome of Haloarcula taiwanensis:
TACCGTTCTCGATGAGTTCCTGCAACGCCGGGACGACCTTTGCGTCTATCGTCGGCGGCTCGGAGCCGCTTTCGACGACGAACTCGGCGTCGGGGTACGCTGCGGCCAGCCCGTCCGTGATGTCACTGAGCACGTCTTCGAGTTCCCGTTCGACATCGTTGGTCAGCGAGTCCGCGAGCAGTTCCTGGACATGGTGGGCTTTCTCGCTGATATCGAGCAGGGACTGTACGTTCGCTTTGATCGTCTCAAGATGGCCAAGAGCGTCGTCGTCCTCGACTAACTCTGACAGGATATCTGCGCGCCCGCTGATCGTCGTGCCGTTGTTCCGGAGATTGTGCCTGAGAATCCGATGAAAGACGGTGAGTTGTTGCTCGCGCAGCCGACGACCAGTGATTTCGTCCTGCATCCCGACAAATCCCTGAATCGTTCCATCCGCATCCTGAATCGGGGCGATGGTCTGGTTGATGATGAACCGCTCACCGGACTTTCGCTCGTTTACGATCTCGCTCGTCCAGACCTCGCCGCGACAGATCGTGTCCCAGAGCCGTTCGTAGAACTGTTCGCCCTGTTCGCCGGATTTGAGTATCCGCGGCGTTCGGCCGATTGCCTCGTCCGCGCTAAACCCGGTGAGTTCCTCGAACGCGGGATTAACGTACTCGATAATACCGTTCGTGTTCGTTATCAGAATCGCGTGGCCCGCGTGTTCGACGGCGTTTCTGAACCGCCGGAGTTCGTTGTTCTGCTCTCTGAGGTCCTCGACGAGGTCCTCAGTGCGACGCCGGCGCGCGAGGAGGTTCACGATGGTTCGAAAGAGCGCCTGCGTGTCAATCGGTGCTGTCACGATGTCGTTCACGACGAGTGGCTGCTCGGCAGCGTCGATGTCTGGGAGGTCAACCCTTGCTCGGGACCTCTCGCGGCGGACCAGAATCACGGGACAGAACACCGGATCTGCCCGGTGTTTGTACGCCTCTATCGCCGCTCTGTACTTTGGAAACGATGACTCGTCGACAATGTGGAGGTCGGCCTCCTGGAATTCGTCGTCCGTGAGCGGCGTGTGGTGTTCGGCGACGACGGAGGCGAGTGCCTCCCGATTGCCGTCGCCAGCTAGTAGTAACTGGATGTCAGCCATCAGTAGTTAGCGAGTGGGCGAGCGTCCGTCGCTGTCTCCGTGCTGTTCAGGAACGCCCTCGAACACGCCGTGCATCCCTGAGACGGGGTCACCGACCTGCAGGCCGTCGGCGGTTATCTCGAAGCGGCGCGGGACCGCCTCGAACCCGCCGACGCGCTTTTTCAGCGCGCCGACGACGCGCTGGAGTTCGCCCTCGACCTCGATGTAGTTCTCAAAGAGGATGTTGTCAGCGAGGTAGCTGACGTTCTCGCTCGTCGGTTCGCGCAGGCCCGTCACATCCCTGCGCTGGTCGATCAGAATTACTGCGGTGTTCCTGCGCGTGAGATGCTGTGTCAGGGCGTGGAGCCGCCGGCGCAGTTCCACGTCGTCATGTCCGTGCTTGATCGCGTTCTTGTAGCCCGCGATGCCGTCGATTACGACGAGTTCGGCTCCACGCTCCTCGGCCTGGGTCTTGACGCGGTTGGCGAACTCCTCGGGTGACAGCGCCAGCGACTCGACCTCCTCGACGAGCAGTGTTCCGTCCTCACGCAATCGCGAGAGCGGCATCCCGAACGTCTCACAGCGGTGCGTGAACGTGTCGATTGATTCGTCGAACAGGTAAGCGAGCGCCGGGGACCCGTCCGCCGCTGCGGAGGCGAGGAACTCCGTCGCCGTCGTCGACTTGCCGACGCCGGAGGGGCCGCTGAGAATCGTCACCGTCCCGCGTTCGAGTCCGCCGTCGAGCAGCGAGTCCAGTTCCGGTATCCCGGCGGAAAACTGCGTTGGGTCGAACGACCGCGTCCGCTGTTCCGGTTCGAGCGCCGGGTAGACCTCGACGCCGGACTCGCGGATTTCCATCCCGTGTGAGCCGTCCTGCTGGCCGATACCGCGATGTTTTCGCAGTCGAATCCGCCGCCCTGCCTTCTCGTCGCCGTAGCTGAGCGAAATGATGCCGTCGCTGAGTGACCTGAGCTGGCTGTCCATCTGATTGCTTGGCGTCTTGGTCGCCAGCACGGTCGTCTCCCTGTCCTGCAGAAAGCGTGCGAAGGAGATGACGCGCTTGCGGAACTGGTACTCGGTCGGTTCGAGGTACTGGAAGTGCGTTATCGGGTCGATGAGAACGCGGTCCGGGTCGACCGTCTCGATGGTCTCGCGGATGTCGGAAATCAGGTGGCCGTCTTCGACATCCCGCGGCTTGACCACGTCGTACGACTCGGCCTCCTCGAAGAACTCCGAGTCGGGGCCGACGTCGAGAAACGTCGCCTCGCTGATGTCGATGCCGAGTTCGGCGGTGTTGGCAAGCAGGTCCGTGGCCGACTCCTCGGCGTGGATGAACAGCACGTCGTCGCCGGCCTCAAGCCCTGCTTCGAGAAACTGCGTGCCCAGCAGTGTTTTACCGGTTCCGGGCGGCCCGATAACGAGATAGAGTCGCCCTTCGACCAGTCCACCCCTGAGAAGCGAATCAAGGCCAGAGATACCGCTAGAAAGCTGCGTGAACTGCCGCTCGAAAGAGGACATAGAAGGAGTATCGGACGGGGAGTAATAAGCATCTCGCGAGAAACCGACGCGTGATAACGGCGGACGCCGCGGCTACGTTAGTCCTCGCCGAGCAACTGCTCGGCCAGAATCGGGACGAACGTCCGCAATCCACCTTTTTCGGCGTCGGGTCGCGCCCGCCGGCCGCGACCGCTCCTTGAAAAACGTGGGCGAAAAAGTCGACCACTCGCTCTGCTCGTGGTCGCGCTACTCCTCGTCGAGCAACTGCTCGGCCAGAATCGGGACGAACGTACCGATGTCCGTCACCATCCCGACGGCCTGCGCGGAGCCGCGGTCGAGGAGTTGCGTGACCGTCGCGGGGTTGATGTCGACGCAGACGACCCGCGTCGTCGACGGCAGGCAGTTCCCGACGGCGACCGAGTGCAGCAGCGTCGAGAGCATCAGCACCATGTCGGCCTCGTGGGCCTGCTCGCGGATGGCGTTCTGGGCCTCGACGGCGTCGGTGATGGTGTCGGGCAGCGGGCCGTCGTCGCGGATGGACCCGGCCAGCACGAACGGGCGGTCGTTGTCGACGCACTCGTACATGACGCCGGACTCGATGGTCCCCGACTCGACGGCCGCCTCGATGCCGCCCTCGCGGATGACCTCGCTGATGGTGTAGATGTGGTGCTTGTGGCCGTGGCGGGGGTGGTCCAAGCTCTCGGTGTCCATCCCGAGCGACGTGCCGTAGATGTCTCGTTCGATGTCGTGGACGGCGAAGCCGTTGCCGGCAGACAGCATGTCGACGTAGCCCTCGCGGACGAGCCGCGCGAGGTCCTCTCGCGCGCCGGAGTGGATGAGCGCCGGGCCACAGACGGCAAGCACTTTGCCGCCCTCCTTTTTCGTCTCGCGGATGGCGTTGGCTATCTTGCGGATGGTCGACTCCGAGGGACGCTCCGAGGAGACGCCGCCCTGCATGAAGCCGAACGCGCCACCGGCGTCACGGGGCCGCTCCGGCGGCTGGACCTTGATGCCGGTTTCGTCGGTGACGACCAGATCGCCCTCTTCGATAGCGTTGAGGACCTTGGTGTAGGCCCGAGTGGAGTCGCCGTCCTCGACAACGACGGCGCAGTCCATCTCCATGTCCTCGACTTCGACCCACTCGCCGTCGTGACGGATGTATGTGGGGTGGTTCGTCGTCGAGTAGAAGCCATGCGGGACGACCTGGTCGTCGGGCGCGGGGACGAGCGTGGCGTCTTTCGGGTCCGAGGGGTTGACGCCGTGCTGGTGGAGTTCGTGGACAATCGACTGGAGCTGGTCTTCGTCGTCGGCCTCGACGAGCATCCGGGCGTATGACTCCTCGTCTTTGTGACGGCCGATATCGAACTCCTGAACGGAGAAAGAGCCGCCCAGGTCCATGATGATGCCGAAACAGGACTGCATCATCCCGGAGTCGATGATGTGGCCCTCTAGCTCGACTTCGCGAGAGACGGTCATGGCGAACACATGGAGGCAGGTGTGTAAGACGGTTTTGGGTCTGCACTCTCTCGGCCGTCCGGCTACTGCCCGTCGACGTGTCGCTGCACCGTCCACGACCCCTCTGTGCAGGTTTCACACAGGCGCTCGAAGAAGCGCTGTAGCCCGGCAGACTCCGTGGTGGGCAGGACGTGCAGTCGCACCGTCCCGTCTCGGACTGCGACGCGGAACACATCGGTCGTCTCCTCGTCGCGGACCAGCCACAGCGGCATCGGCAGGTCGTGGAAATCACCGAAGCGGTAGGGCCCAGCCTCAAGCATATTGGCGACCGTCTCGGCGAGGGCTGGCGTTGCCCGCTCCTGTTCCGGGATGAGTCGGAACTCCGTCCCGCCCTCGTATTCGACCCCGTTCCCGTGTGGAAAGCGCCGCTGTGGGTGTGCGGGGATGCTGAACGAGGGGTCCGTGGTCATCT
Proteins encoded in this window:
- a CDS encoding recombinase RecA; protein product: MSSFERQFTQLSSGISGLDSLLRGGLVEGRLYLVIGPPGTGKTLLGTQFLEAGLEAGDDVLFIHAEESATDLLANTAELGIDISEATFLDVGPDSEFFEEAESYDVVKPRDVEDGHLISDIRETIETVDPDRVLIDPITHFQYLEPTEYQFRKRVISFARFLQDRETTVLATKTPSNQMDSQLRSLSDGIISLSYGDEKAGRRIRLRKHRGIGQQDGSHGMEIRESGVEVYPALEPEQRTRSFDPTQFSAGIPELDSLLDGGLERGTVTILSGPSGVGKSTTATEFLASAAADGSPALAYLFDESIDTFTHRCETFGMPLSRLREDGTLLVEEVESLALSPEEFANRVKTQAEERGAELVVIDGIAGYKNAIKHGHDDVELRRRLHALTQHLTRRNTAVILIDQRRDVTGLREPTSENVSYLADNILFENYIEVEGELQRVVGALKKRVGGFEAVPRRFEITADGLQVGDPVSGMHGVFEGVPEQHGDSDGRSPTR
- a CDS encoding TIGR00300 family protein — encoded protein: MTVSREVELEGHIIDSGMMQSCFGIIMDLGGSFSVQEFDIGRHKDEESYARMLVEADDEDQLQSIVHELHQHGVNPSDPKDATLVPAPDDQVVPHGFYSTTNHPTYIRHDGEWVEVEDMEMDCAVVVEDGDSTRAYTKVLNAIEEGDLVVTDETGIKVQPPERPRDAGGAFGFMQGGVSSERPSESTIRKIANAIRETKKEGGKVLAVCGPALIHSGAREDLARLVREGYVDMLSAGNGFAVHDIERDIYGTSLGMDTESLDHPRHGHKHHIYTISEVIREGGIEAAVESGTIESGVMYECVDNDRPFVLAGSIRDDGPLPDTITDAVEAQNAIREQAHEADMVLMLSTLLHSVAVGNCLPSTTRVVCVDINPATVTQLLDRGSAQAVGMVTDIGTFVPILAEQLLDEE
- a CDS encoding histidine kinase is translated as MADIQLLLAGDGNREALASVVAEHHTPLTDDEFQEADLHIVDESSFPKYRAAIEAYKHRADPVFCPVILVRRERSRARVDLPDIDAAEQPLVVNDIVTAPIDTQALFRTIVNLLARRRRTEDLVEDLREQNNELRRFRNAVEHAGHAILITNTNGIIEYVNPAFEELTGFSADEAIGRTPRILKSGEQGEQFYERLWDTICRGEVWTSEIVNERKSGERFIINQTIAPIQDADGTIQGFVGMQDEITGRRLREQQLTVFHRILRHNLRNNGTTISGRADILSELVEDDDALGHLETIKANVQSLLDISEKAHHVQELLADSLTNDVERELEDVLSDITDGLAAAYPDAEFVVESGSEPPTIDAKVVPALQELIENGIKHSDASAPRVDVRTERNGSTATVTIADNGPGIPDQERRVIEAADEKPLEHGSGLGLWFAYWLISYVGGDIDIQTDGDGTRIAVTIPVR